A genomic segment from Bombus affinis isolate iyBomAffi1 chromosome 13, iyBomAffi1.2, whole genome shotgun sequence encodes:
- the LOC126923772 gene encoding protein CutA homolog — MSLVLCRPIFGIITLFCFARGVPATTYRNMSDLAGVHSIAYVTVPTQEVAKKLSHGLVKNKLAACVNIIPGLTSVYEWKNEINEDNELLLMIKTRTDTVNALTKYVMENHPYEVCEVISLPIQNGSHKYLQWISEIVPPINQREQ, encoded by the exons ATGTCACTTGTACTGTGCAGACCGATTTTTGGAATAATTACGCTCTTTTGTTTCGCTAGAGGTGTTCCTGCTACTACTTATAGAAACATGAGCGATCTCGCTGGAGTTCATTCCATTGCATACGTAACAGTTCCAACACAAGAAGTCGCTAAAAAATTATCTCA TGGCTTGGTGAAGAATAAATTAGCCGCTTGCGTTAATATTATACCAGGGCTTACATCGGT atatgaatggaaaaatgaaattaatgaaGACAATGAACTTCTACTG ATGATAAAAACTAGGACTGATACTGTAAACGCCCTAACAAAGTATGTAAT GGAAAACCATCCATATGAAGTTTGTGAAGTAATCTCATTACCT ATTCAAAATGGAAGTCACAAATATCTTCAATGGATAAGCGAGATAGTTCCACCTATCAATCAAAGAGAGCAATAA
- the LOC126923770 gene encoding E3 ubiquitin-protein ligase UHRF1-like: MYVKVRTMDGKQEAILTISKLTEVEEFKREIEKELDVKVDLQRLFFRGKQLENGYKLYDYNVNLNDVIQLMVKIQINEVESQATSSTKVTPSSIVEEEIVDNSSKEEKLSEAESLYYKVGDAVDCLDQTYGAWFEAIILKIFKRDDNIIYNMQWEFDDKAPAFNVPESSVRPRARRLLKFDSLKIGQKVMINHNVDDPKVTGLWYDFTILKIDKKKRVQELIGILHIGKDQPLENRKVNPKGEIFAIEEPKFLKDRSPEDEQHMVSSGKRRRIQAYCDACLDNPNKECRECGCRVCAGKEDEHNLLLCDECNSAYHLSCLNPPLTSIPEEDYWYCPECKNDENEIVKAGDKLKQTKKRTNENNSSKRDWGKGMACVGRTKECSIVPPNHRGPIPGVEVGMCWMYRVQVSEVGVHRPHIAGIHGRETDCAYSIVLSGGYEDDIDNGDEFIYTGSGGRDLSGNKRTAEQSCDQMLTRMNKALALNCNAKLNATAGATAEDWRGGIPVRVVRNFKLAKHSKYAPEEGNRYDGIYKVVKYYPDTGKSGFRVWRYLLRRDDLAAAPWTEEGKARIEALGLKPMYPDGYLEAMAKNKINKTNKTNKKRNILMEEENSSKKEPPKKKRKLESYELESEVVKHIEKDQANTKLWDECRKALPDGKTAFLQQVSERFTCPCCLELVYNPVTIPCTHNICLNCLKRTFSSGVQYCPSCRHLLDKNYKMEVNQCLSSALLSLYPGYEGGR; encoded by the exons ATGTACGTTAAAGTGAGAACAATGGATGGTAAACAGGAGGCAATATTAACCATCTCCAAATTGACGGAAGTGGAAGAGTTTAAG CGTGAGATTGAGAAGGAATTAGATGTAAAAGTGGATTTACAACGATTATTCTTCCGTGGGAAACAATTAGAAAATGGTTATAAGCTATATGATTATAATGTTAATTTGAATGATGTAATTCAATTAATggttaaaatacaaattaatgaaGTAGAAAGCCAAGCTACTTCAAGTACTAAAGTAACTCCTAGTTCTATTGTTGAAGAAGAAATTGTAGATAATTCTAGCAAAGAAGAAAAGTTGTCTGAAGCAGAAAGTTTATATTATAAGGTTGGAGATGCGGTAGATTGTCTTGACCAAACTTATGGAGCTTGGTTTGAggcaataatattaaaaatctttaaaagagatgataatattatttataatatgcagtGGGAATTTGATGATAAAGCTCCAGCTTTTAATGTACCTGAGTCATCAGTAAGACCACGTGCAAGGcgtttattaaaatttgataGCTTAAAAATAGGTCAAAAAGTGATGATCAATCACAATGTTGATGATCCCAAAGTAACAGGATTATGGTATGATTTTACAATattgaaaatagataaaaagaaGAGGGTACAAGAACTTATTGGGATATTGCATATTGGAAA GGATCAACCACTTGAGAATCGGAAAGTGAATCCTAAAGGAGAGATTTTTGCCATAGAAGAACCAAAATTTCTTAAAGACAGAAGTCCTGAAGATGAACAACATATGGTCAGTAGTGGTAAACGAAGACGTATACAAGCTTATTGTGATGCATGTTTGGACAATCCTAACAAGGAATGCAGAGAATGTGGTTGTAGAGTCTGTGCTGGGAAAGAAGATGAACACAATCTTCTCTTATGCGATGAGTGTAACTCCGCATATCATTTAAGCTGTTTGAATCCTCCATTAACATCTATACCTGAAGAAGATTACTGGTATTGCCCAGAATGTAAAAATGACGAAAATGAAATTGTGAAG GCAGGTGATAAACTTAAACaaacgaaaaaaagaacgaaTGAAAATAATAGTAGTAAGAGAGATTGGGGTAAAGGAATGGCATGTGTTGGAAGGACGAAAGAGTGCAGTATAGTTCCACCTAATCATCGTGGACCTATTCCAGGAGTAGAAGTTGGAATGTGTTGGATGTACAGAGTACAg GTGTCTGAAGTTGGAGTGCATAGACCACATATAGCTGGAATTCATGGGAGAGAAACAGATTGCGCATATTCTATTGTATTATCTGGAGGTTACGAGGATGATATTGATAATGGTGATGAGTTTATTTATACCGGCTCTGGAGGCAGGGACCTATCAG gaaataaaagaacAGCTGAACAAAGTTGCGATCAGATGTTGACTCGAATGAATAAAGCATTGGCTCTAAATTGCAATGCAAAGCTTAATGCGACAGCCGGCGCTACAGCTGAAGATTGGAGAGGTGGTATACCTGTAAGAGTTGTCAGAAATTTCAAACTCGCTAAACATAGCAAATATGCACCAGAAGAGGGCAacag atatgatGGTATATATAAGGTAGTAAAGTATTATCCAGATACAGGCAAAAGCGGATTTCGCGTATGGAGATATTTATTAAGAAGAGATGATCTAGCAGCTGCACCATGGACTGAAGAGGGTAAAGCACGTATAGAGGCTCTTGGTTTAAAACCAATGTATCCAGATGGATACTTGGAAGCAAtggcaaaaaataaaataaataaaactaatAAGACAAATAAAAAGCGAAATATACTAATGGAAGAAGAAAATTCTTCGAAAAAAGAACCaccaaagaagaaaaggaaacttGAGAGTTACGAATTAGAAAGTGAAGTAGTGAAACATATTGAAAAAGATCAAGCAAATACAAAATTGTGGGATGAATGTCGTAAGGCTTTACCAGATGGTAAAACTGCATTTTTACAACAAGTTTCAGAAAG ATTCACATGTCCCTGTTGTTTGGAACTTGTTTATAATCCTGTCACGATTCCGTGCACACATAATATTTGCCTTAATTGTTTAAAACGTACTTTTTCATCGGGTGTACAATATTGCCCGTCATGTCGTCATTTATTagacaaaaattataaaatggaAGTTAATCAATGTTTATCATCTGCTCTGCTATCGCTTTATCCAGGATATGAGGGTGGCAGATAA
- the LOC126923428 gene encoding adapter molecule Crk — MAAAFNQYDKYSWYFGAMSRQDASDLLMGEKVGGVFLVRDSTSIHGDFVLCVREDNKVSHYIINKIQQGDQIRYRIGDQTFPDIPNLLAFYKLHYLDTTPLIRPASKKTQRVIAKYDFEGNDPDDLPFRKGEILTIISKDEEQWWTARNSLGQTGSVPVPYVQKYEEDNHSVIENNSCPESGGSSTTNSNSVSACQMSYPESGQGTTRRSNIQRTLPAFAKVKQARVPNAYDKTALKLEVGDVIKVTKTNINGQWEGELHGKVGHFPFTHVEFVDNETGEDNQEI; from the exons ATGGCTGCTGCTTTTAATCAATATGACAAGTACAG TTGGTATTTTGGTGCAATGTCACGACAAGATGCCTCGGATTTACTCATGGGTGAAAAAGTAGGCGGTGTATTCTTAGTACGTGACAGCACATCGATACATGGAGATTTTGTTCTATGTGTACGAGAAGACAACAAGGTTagccattatattataaataaaattcagcAGGGTGATCAAATACGTTATCGGATCGGAGATCAAACGTTTCCTGATATTCCCAACCTTTTGGctttttacaaattacattatttgGATACAACACCACTGATCAGGCCTGCATCTAAAAAGACACAGAGGGTAATAGCAAAATATGATTTTGAAGGCAATGATCCTGATGATTTACCTTTTAGGAAAG GAGAAATTCTTACAATTATATCAAAAGATGAAGAACAATGGTGGACTGCTAGAAATAGCCTTGGTCAAACTGGTTCAGTTCCAGTACCATATGTTCAGAAGTATGAAGAAGACAATCACTCTGTAATTGAGAATAATTCATGCCCAGAAAGTGGCGGAAGTTCAACTACAAATTCTAATTCGGTTTCTGCTTGTCAAATGTCTTATCCAGAAAGTGGACAAGGGACCACCCGcagatcaaatattcaaagaacaTTGCCTGCTTTTGCAAAAGTGAAACAAGCAAGGGTACCAAATGCATATGATAAAACTGCTTTAAAATTAGAAGTTGGAGATGTGATAAAAGTAACAAAGACTAATATAAATGGTCAGTGGGAAGGTGAATTGCATGGCAAGGTTGGCCATTTTCCATTCACACATGTTGAGTTTGTAGATAATGAGACTGGAGAAGACAATCAGGAAATTTAA
- the LOC126923421 gene encoding 5'-AMP-activated protein kinase catalytic subunit alpha-2, producing the protein MSEKIPSNQPQPIVKIGHYTLGQTLGVGTFGKVKIGEHVLTKHKVAVKILNRQKIKSLDVVGKIRREIQNLKLFRHPHIIKLYQVISSPTDIFMIMEYVSGGELFDYIVKHGKLKEYEARRFFQQIISGVDYCHRHMIVHRDLKPENLLLDHNLHVKIADFGLSNMMMDGEFLRTSCGSPNYAAPEVISGKLYAGPEVDIWSCGIILYALLCGTLPFDDEHVPTLFRKIKSGVFPIPEYLNKSVVSLLCHMLQVDPMKRATIEDIKKHEWFQKDLPSYLFPSPVEQDASVIDIDAVNEVCEKFNVKEAEVHSALLAGDPHDQLAIAYHLIIDNKRIADEAAKAELKDFYVASSPPPVAFSPNDTSSSPLRPHPERIAPFRERQSSQGSTSSSIQGARGTPVKRAKWHLGIRSQSKPNDIMNEVYRAMKALNFEWKIINAYSVRVRQKSELTDRYSKMSLQLYQVDYKSYLLDFKSLSNEEEDIGRDPTLPPPQATGHHTMEFFEMCAALITQLAR; encoded by the exons atgtctgagaaaattccATCTAATCAACCACAGCCAATTGTTAAGATTGGCCATTACACACTTGGTCAAACATTAGGTGTTGGGACATTTGGTAAAGTAAAAA TTGGAGAACATgtcttaacaaaacataaggtTGCTGTGAAAATTTTGAATCGTCAGAAAATCAAAAGTTTAGATGTGGTTGGAAAGATTAGAAGAGAGATACAAAATCTGAAACTTTTCAGACATCCTCACATTATTAAATT ATATCAGGTTATAAGCTCACCCACCGATATATTTATGATAATGGAATATGTATCAGGTGGAGAGTTGTTTGACTATATTGTGAAACATGGCAAACTAAAGGAATATGAGGCACGAAGATTTTTCCAACAGATTATTTCTGGTGTTGATTATTGTCACAGGCATATGATAGTTCATCGTGACTTAAAGCCAGAGAATCTATTGTTAGATCACAATCTACATGTAAAAATAGCAGATTTCG GTTTGTCAAACATGATGATGGATGGAGAATTTTTACGTACTTCTTGTGGCTCCCCTAATTATGCAGCACCAGAAGTAATTTCTGGTAAATTATATGCTGGTCCTGAAGTCGATATATGGTCTTGTGGAATAATACTTTATGCTTTACTTTGTGGTACTTTACCATTTGATGATGAACATGTACCAACACTTTTCCGTAAAATTAAAT CTGGAGTTTTTCCCATCCCAGAGTACCTGAATAAAAGTGTTGTAAGTCTTTTATGTCACATGTTACAAGTGGATCCTATGAAAAGAGCAACCATTGAAGATATCAA gaaACACGAATGGTTCCAGAAGGATTTACCTTCATATTTATTCCCGTCGCCTGTTGAACAAGACGCTTCTGTAATTGATATAGACGCAGTAAACGAAGTTTGCGAAAAATTCAATGTCAAAGAAGCAGAAGTCCATTCTGCATTATTAGCTGGAGATCCTCACGATCAACTGGCAATTGCCTATCACTtaataatagataataaaaGAATCGCAGATGAGGCTGCTAAAGCAGAATTAAAAGATTTCTACGTAGCATCTAGTCCACCCCCTGTTGCTTTTAGCCCCAATGATACCAGTAGCAGTCCTTTGAGACCACATCCAGAGAGAATAGCAC CGTTTCGAGAAAGACAAAGTTCTCAAGGAAGTACATCGTCCTCGATACAAGGTGCTCGTGGTACGCCAGTAAAACGAGCTAAATGGCATTTAGGAATCCGTTCACAATCTAAACCGAACGACATTATGAATGAAGTCTATCGAGCTATGAAAGCTCTCAATTTC gaATGGAAAATCATAAATGCTTACAGCGTTAGAGTACGCCAAAAGAGTGAATTAACAGATAGATATAGTAAGATGTCGTTACAACTTTATCAAGTTGATTACAAAAGTTATTTATTGGATTTTAAATCTTTATCAAATGAAGAAGAAGATATTGGACGAG ATCCTACACTTCCACCACCTCAAGCAACAGGTCATCATACAATGGAATTCTTCGAAATGTGTGCAGCATTAATCACGCAGTTAGCTCGATAA
- the LOC126923426 gene encoding congested-like trachea protein isoform X1, which yields MSEKEISLLKYFLSGGFGGICTIVVGHPLDTIKVRLQTMPLPGPNGAVLYNGTIDCAKKTIAREGIRGLYKGMGAPLCGVAPIFAISFYGFGLGKQLIKRSDNVELSSLQLFYAGAFSGIFTTVIMAPGERIKCLLQIQQGDAKPRYNGPIDCTKQLYKNGGITNIFKGTCATLLRDVPASGMYFMTYECLKKWMSSEDGKTGILQTIVAGGFAGIANWIVGMPPDVLKSRLQSAPDGTYKNGIRDVFVVLMKEEGPKALYKGCVPVMLRAFPANAACFLGFEVAIKFLNWLLPSV from the exons ATGTCAGAAAAAGAGATAAGCCttcttaaatattttctaaGTGGAGGATTCGGCGGAATATGCACCATCGTGGTGGGTCATCCCCTAGACACGATAAAA GTCCGCCTCCAAACTATGCCTCTACCAGGTCCAAATGGAGCAGTGTTGTATAATGGAACAATTGATTGTGCTAAGAAAACAATCGCAAGAGAAGGAATACGTGGACTATATAAGG gtATGGGTGCACCTTTATGTGGTGTAGCTCCAATATTTGCGATAAGTTTTTATGGATTTGGACTTGGCAAGCAATTGATAAAGAGATCTGACAATGTTGAACTGTCTTCTTTGCAACTATTCTATGCTGGTGCTTTTAGTGGCATCTTTACAACTGTTATAATGGCTCCTGGTGAAAGAATAAAATGTCTTTTACAAATACAACAGGGTGATGCGAAACCCAGATATAATGGCCCTATTGATTGTACAAAGCAACTTTATAAGAATGGAggaattacaaatatttttaaaggtACCTGTGCTACTCTTCTGAGAG ATGTTCCTGCTAGTGGAATGTACTTTATGACATATGAGTGCCTCAAAAAGTGGATGTCCTCCGAAGATGGCAAAACAGGAATATTACAAACGATTGTTGCTGGTGGTTTTGCTGGTATAGCAAATTGGATTGTTGGAATGCCACCTGATGTATTAAAAAGTCGTTTACAAAGtg CTCCAGATGGTACTTACAAAAACGGAATTCGGGACGTGTTCGTAGTTTTAATGAAAGAAGAGGGACCAAAAGCATTGTATAAAGGATGTGTACCAGTGATGCTTCGTGCATTTCCGGCAAATGCAGCATGTTTCCTTGGGTTTGAAGTTGCTATAAAGTTCTTGAATTGGCTACTACCTAGtgtataa
- the LOC126923426 gene encoding congested-like trachea protein isoform X3 — MPLPGPNGAVLYNGTIDCAKKTIAREGIRGLYKGMGAPLCGVAPIFAISFYGFGLGKQLIKRSDNVELSSLQLFYAGAFSGIFTTVIMAPGERIKCLLQIQQGDAKPRYNGPIDCTKQLYKNGGITNIFKGTCATLLRDVPASGMYFMTYECLKKWMSSEDGKTGILQTIVAGGFAGIANWIVGMPPDVLKSRLQSAPDGTYKNGIRDVFVVLMKEEGPKALYKGCVPVMLRAFPANAACFLGFEVAIKFLNWLLPSV; from the exons ATGCCTCTACCAGGTCCAAATGGAGCAGTGTTGTATAATGGAACAATTGATTGTGCTAAGAAAACAATCGCAAGAGAAGGAATACGTGGACTATATAAGG gtATGGGTGCACCTTTATGTGGTGTAGCTCCAATATTTGCGATAAGTTTTTATGGATTTGGACTTGGCAAGCAATTGATAAAGAGATCTGACAATGTTGAACTGTCTTCTTTGCAACTATTCTATGCTGGTGCTTTTAGTGGCATCTTTACAACTGTTATAATGGCTCCTGGTGAAAGAATAAAATGTCTTTTACAAATACAACAGGGTGATGCGAAACCCAGATATAATGGCCCTATTGATTGTACAAAGCAACTTTATAAGAATGGAggaattacaaatatttttaaaggtACCTGTGCTACTCTTCTGAGAG ATGTTCCTGCTAGTGGAATGTACTTTATGACATATGAGTGCCTCAAAAAGTGGATGTCCTCCGAAGATGGCAAAACAGGAATATTACAAACGATTGTTGCTGGTGGTTTTGCTGGTATAGCAAATTGGATTGTTGGAATGCCACCTGATGTATTAAAAAGTCGTTTACAAAGtg CTCCAGATGGTACTTACAAAAACGGAATTCGGGACGTGTTCGTAGTTTTAATGAAAGAAGAGGGACCAAAAGCATTGTATAAAGGATGTGTACCAGTGATGCTTCGTGCATTTCCGGCAAATGCAGCATGTTTCCTTGGGTTTGAAGTTGCTATAAAGTTCTTGAATTGGCTACTACCTAGtgtataa
- the LOC126923426 gene encoding mitochondrial carnitine/acylcarnitine carrier protein isoform X2 produces the protein MEQCCIMEQLIVLRKQSQEKEYVDYIRIIYNIFLLGMGAPLCGVAPIFAISFYGFGLGKQLIKRSDNVELSSLQLFYAGAFSGIFTTVIMAPGERIKCLLQIQQGDAKPRYNGPIDCTKQLYKNGGITNIFKGTCATLLRDVPASGMYFMTYECLKKWMSSEDGKTGILQTIVAGGFAGIANWIVGMPPDVLKSRLQSAPDGTYKNGIRDVFVVLMKEEGPKALYKGCVPVMLRAFPANAACFLGFEVAIKFLNWLLPSV, from the exons ATGGAGCAGTGTTGTATAATGGAACAATTGATTGTGCTAAGAAAACAATCGCAAGAGAAGGAATACGTGGACTATATAAGG ATTATCtacaatatttttcttttaggtATGGGTGCACCTTTATGTGGTGTAGCTCCAATATTTGCGATAAGTTTTTATGGATTTGGACTTGGCAAGCAATTGATAAAGAGATCTGACAATGTTGAACTGTCTTCTTTGCAACTATTCTATGCTGGTGCTTTTAGTGGCATCTTTACAACTGTTATAATGGCTCCTGGTGAAAGAATAAAATGTCTTTTACAAATACAACAGGGTGATGCGAAACCCAGATATAATGGCCCTATTGATTGTACAAAGCAACTTTATAAGAATGGAggaattacaaatatttttaaaggtACCTGTGCTACTCTTCTGAGAG ATGTTCCTGCTAGTGGAATGTACTTTATGACATATGAGTGCCTCAAAAAGTGGATGTCCTCCGAAGATGGCAAAACAGGAATATTACAAACGATTGTTGCTGGTGGTTTTGCTGGTATAGCAAATTGGATTGTTGGAATGCCACCTGATGTATTAAAAAGTCGTTTACAAAGtg CTCCAGATGGTACTTACAAAAACGGAATTCGGGACGTGTTCGTAGTTTTAATGAAAGAAGAGGGACCAAAAGCATTGTATAAAGGATGTGTACCAGTGATGCTTCGTGCATTTCCGGCAAATGCAGCATGTTTCCTTGGGTTTGAAGTTGCTATAAAGTTCTTGAATTGGCTACTACCTAGtgtataa